The following are encoded in a window of Pseudomonas sp. JQ170C genomic DNA:
- the lnt gene encoding apolipoprotein N-acyltransferase: MRWITRPGWPGNLLAVAAGAITTLALAPFDIWPLALLAAGLFYLGLRELSPRQALGRGWCFGFGLYAAGTSWIYVSINTYGGATPLLATGLLVAFFAAIAWFFALPAWVWARWLRRNEAPLADALCFAALWVGQEAFRGWFLTGFPWLYSGYSQLDGPLSGLAPIGGMWLISFCLALCAALLCNLPRLRERKSFLAVAIVLLLAPWGVGMALKDHAWTTPAGKPLTVAALQGNVEQEMKWNPEHVNAQLALYRDMSFSSKPVDLLVWPETAVPILKDQAQGYLDMMGSFAAERHSALITGLPVREIVHQQRRYYNGITVTGEGDGTYLKQKLVPFGEYVPLQDMLRGLIAFFDLPMSDFARGPSDQPLLQAKGYQIAPYICYEVVYPEFAASLAARSDILLTISNDTWFGTSIGPLQHLQMAQMRALEAGRWMIRATNNGVTGLIDPFGRITVQIPQFERGILYGEVVPMQQLTPYLQYRSWPLVILCALLLGWALLASRIAKTV; the protein is encoded by the coding sequence ATGCGCTGGATCACCCGCCCCGGCTGGCCCGGTAACCTGCTGGCCGTGGCGGCTGGCGCAATCACCACCCTGGCCCTGGCGCCGTTCGACATCTGGCCGCTGGCTTTGCTGGCGGCCGGCCTGTTCTACCTTGGCCTGCGCGAGCTGAGCCCGCGTCAGGCCCTGGGCCGCGGCTGGTGCTTCGGCTTTGGCTTGTACGCCGCCGGCACCAGCTGGATCTACGTCAGCATCAACACCTACGGCGGCGCGACACCGCTACTGGCGACCGGCTTGCTGGTGGCGTTCTTTGCCGCCATCGCCTGGTTCTTTGCCCTGCCCGCCTGGGTCTGGGCACGCTGGCTGCGTCGCAACGAAGCGCCCCTGGCCGACGCCCTGTGCTTCGCGGCCTTGTGGGTGGGCCAGGAAGCGTTCCGCGGCTGGTTCCTCACCGGCTTTCCCTGGCTGTACTCCGGCTACAGCCAGCTTGATGGCCCGCTGTCCGGCCTGGCCCCGATCGGCGGCATGTGGCTGATCTCCTTCTGCCTGGCCCTGTGCGCAGCCTTGCTGTGCAACCTGCCACGCCTGCGTGAACGCAAGTCCTTCCTGGCGGTGGCCATTGTGTTGCTGCTGGCGCCCTGGGGCGTGGGGATGGCACTGAAGGATCACGCCTGGACCACGCCAGCCGGCAAGCCCCTGACCGTCGCGGCCCTGCAAGGCAACGTCGAGCAGGAAATGAAGTGGAACCCCGAACACGTCAATGCCCAACTCGCGCTGTACCGGGACATGAGCTTCAGCTCCAAGCCCGTCGACTTGCTGGTGTGGCCGGAGACTGCGGTGCCGATCCTCAAGGACCAGGCCCAGGGTTACCTGGACATGATGGGGAGTTTTGCCGCCGAGCGTCATTCGGCGCTGATTACCGGGCTCCCGGTACGCGAGATCGTCCACCAGCAACGTCGCTACTACAACGGCATTACCGTGACCGGCGAAGGCGATGGCACCTACCTCAAGCAGAAGCTGGTGCCGTTCGGTGAGTACGTACCCTTGCAGGACATGCTTCGCGGCCTGATCGCCTTCTTCGACCTGCCCATGTCGGACTTTGCCCGAGGCCCGTCGGACCAGCCATTGCTGCAAGCCAAGGGCTATCAGATCGCTCCGTACATTTGCTACGAAGTGGTCTACCCGGAGTTCGCTGCAAGCCTGGCAGCGCGCAGCGACATTCTCCTGACCATCAGCAACGATACCTGGTTCGGCACCTCGATCGGCCCGCTGCAACACCTGCAGATGGCCCAGATGCGCGCACTGGAGGCGGGGCGCTGGATGATCCGCGCCACCAACAATGGCGTGACCGGTCTGATTGACCCGTTCGGGCGTATCACGGTGCAGATCCCGCAGTTCGAGCGCGGGATCCTCTACGGCGAAGTGGTGCCGATGCAGCAGCTCACACCGTACCTGCAGTACCGCTCCTGGCCCCTGGTGATCCTCTGCGCGCTGTTGCTGGGCTGGGCCCTGCTCGCCAGCCGCATCGCCAAGACCGTCTAG
- a CDS encoding YdcF family protein — MPIRYLIKQLILPPGILFLLLLLAWWLRRSWPRLSALCFVLGLGGLWLMSLPVVVERSARWLETEPALNQANWAQLAERADAIVILGAGRERGDPAWGDVDQPTGVAMERMRYAAQLAKASGLPLLTSGGLHFGAPPSEAQLMADALQRDLGVAVRWQEGRSRTTWENARMTAEMLQPLGIKRVVVVTQAWHMQRSRWSFEQAGFEVVPAPVGFLGRDHARPFGGWLPESKSIWQSGQLLNEAVGLLGYRTFY, encoded by the coding sequence GTGCCGATCCGCTACCTGATCAAACAACTGATTCTGCCCCCTGGCATTCTATTCCTTTTGCTGCTTCTGGCCTGGTGGCTGCGCCGCTCCTGGCCGCGGCTTTCTGCCCTGTGCTTCGTGCTGGGCCTGGGTGGGTTGTGGTTGATGAGCTTGCCGGTTGTTGTCGAGCGTTCGGCGCGCTGGCTGGAAACCGAGCCGGCGCTGAACCAGGCGAATTGGGCGCAACTGGCCGAGCGGGCAGATGCCATTGTCATTCTGGGTGCCGGGCGAGAGCGTGGCGATCCGGCCTGGGGCGATGTCGACCAGCCAACCGGCGTGGCCATGGAGCGCATGCGCTATGCCGCGCAATTGGCCAAGGCGTCAGGCTTGCCGTTGCTGACCAGTGGAGGCCTGCATTTTGGTGCGCCTCCCAGCGAGGCGCAGTTGATGGCCGATGCCCTCCAGCGTGACCTGGGTGTTGCGGTGCGCTGGCAGGAAGGGCGCAGCCGCACGACCTGGGAAAATGCCCGGATGACTGCCGAAATGCTGCAGCCCCTGGGCATCAAGCGTGTGGTGGTGGTGACTCAGGCCTGGCATATGCAGCGCTCGCGCTGGAGCTTCGAGCAGGCCGGCTTCGAGGTGGTGCCAGCGCCGGTCGGCTTTCTTGGGCGCGATCATGCCCGGCCGTTCGGTGGCTGGCTGCCAGAGAGCAAGTCGATCTGGCAGAGCGGCCAACTGCTCAACGAGGCAGTCGGCCTGCTCGGCTATCGGACGTTCTACTAG
- the leuS gene encoding leucine--tRNA ligase: protein MHELYQPREIEAAAQSFWDERKSFEVSEQEGKETYYCLSMFPYPSGKLHMGHVRNYTIGDVIARYHRMLGKNVMQPMGWDAFGMPAENAAMKNNVAPAKWTYENIDYMKTQLKSLGLAFDWSREVTTCKPDYYRWEQWLFTRLFEKGVIYRKNGTVNWDPADQTVLANEQVIDGRGWRSGALIEKREIPMYYFKITDYADELLESLDELPGWPEQVKTMQRNWIGKSRGMEVQFPYDQASIGHAGALKVFTTRPDTLMGATYVAVAAEHPLATQAAQGNPELQAFIDECKSGSVAEADVATQEKKGLATSLFVEHPLTGEKLPVWVANYVLMHYGDGAVMAVPAHDERDFEFAKKYNLPFKAVVRTSLGDDVAAEWDAACGEHGPLINSGEFDGLDFPGAFDAIEVALIKKELGKSRTQFRLRDWGISRQRYWGCPIPIIHCPSCGDVPVPEDQLPVTLPENVVPDGAGSPLARMPEFYECTCPKCGTAAKRETDTMDTFVESSWYFARYASPNYEGGMVDPKAANHWLPVDQYIGGIEHAILHLLYARFFHKLMRDEGLVTSNEPFKNLLTQGMVVAETYYRVASNGGKDWFNPADVEIERDAKAKIIGARLKTDGLPVEIGGTEKMSKSKNNGVDPQAMIDAYGADTCRLFMMFASPPDMSLEWSDSGVEGANRFLRRVWRLAQAHVAQGLPGKLDVAVLDDAQKVIRRAIHAAIKQASIDVGQHHKFNTAIAQVMTVMNVLEKAPQATEQDRALLQEGLETVALLLAPITPHISHELWQRLGHQDAVIDAAWPTLDESALVQDSIVLVIQVNGKLRGQIEMPAGASREDIEAAARSNENVLRFTEGLSIRKVIVVPGKLVNIVAN, encoded by the coding sequence ATGCACGAACTCTATCAGCCCCGCGAAATCGAAGCCGCCGCCCAATCGTTTTGGGACGAGCGAAAGTCTTTTGAAGTCAGTGAACAGGAAGGCAAGGAGACGTACTACTGCCTATCGATGTTCCCGTACCCGAGCGGCAAGCTACATATGGGCCACGTGCGCAACTACACCATCGGTGACGTGATTGCCCGCTACCACCGCATGCTGGGCAAAAACGTCATGCAACCAATGGGTTGGGACGCCTTCGGGATGCCGGCCGAAAACGCCGCGATGAAGAACAACGTCGCGCCGGCCAAGTGGACGTACGAGAACATCGACTACATGAAGACCCAGCTCAAGAGCCTGGGCCTTGCCTTCGACTGGTCCCGTGAAGTCACCACCTGCAAGCCGGATTACTACCGCTGGGAACAGTGGCTGTTCACCCGCCTGTTTGAAAAGGGCGTGATCTACCGCAAGAACGGTACCGTGAACTGGGACCCGGCCGACCAGACCGTACTGGCCAACGAGCAGGTCATCGACGGCCGTGGCTGGCGTTCGGGCGCGCTGATCGAAAAGCGTGAAATTCCGATGTACTACTTCAAGATCACCGACTACGCCGACGAGCTGCTGGAAAGCCTCGACGAGCTGCCGGGCTGGCCTGAACAGGTCAAGACCATGCAGCGCAACTGGATCGGCAAGTCCCGCGGCATGGAAGTGCAGTTCCCCTACGACCAGGCCAGCATCGGCCACGCCGGGGCGCTGAAGGTCTTCACTACCCGTCCCGACACCCTGATGGGCGCGACCTACGTGGCCGTTGCAGCCGAGCACCCGCTGGCCACCCAGGCAGCCCAGGGCAACCCTGAGCTGCAAGCGTTCATCGACGAATGCAAGAGCGGCAGCGTCGCCGAAGCCGACGTCGCCACCCAGGAGAAAAAGGGCCTGGCCACCTCGCTGTTCGTCGAGCACCCGCTGACCGGTGAAAAACTGCCGGTGTGGGTCGCCAACTATGTCCTGATGCACTACGGCGACGGCGCGGTCATGGCCGTTCCGGCCCATGACGAGCGTGATTTCGAGTTCGCCAAGAAGTACAACCTGCCGTTCAAGGCCGTCGTTCGCACCTCCCTGGGCGATGACGTGGCTGCCGAGTGGGATGCTGCCTGTGGCGAACACGGCCCGCTGATCAACTCCGGCGAGTTCGATGGCCTGGACTTCCCAGGCGCCTTCGATGCCATCGAAGTGGCACTGATCAAGAAAGAACTCGGCAAGTCGCGCACCCAGTTCCGCCTGCGCGACTGGGGCATCAGCCGCCAGCGCTACTGGGGCTGCCCGATCCCGATCATCCACTGCCCGTCCTGCGGCGATGTGCCGGTCCCTGAAGACCAGTTGCCCGTCACCCTGCCTGAAAACGTGGTACCGGATGGCGCAGGTTCGCCACTGGCTCGCATGCCTGAGTTCTACGAGTGCACCTGCCCTAAATGCGGCACGGCAGCCAAGCGCGAAACCGACACCATGGACACGTTCGTCGAGTCGTCCTGGTACTTCGCCCGCTACGCCTCGCCAAACTACGAAGGCGGCATGGTCGATCCAAAGGCTGCCAACCACTGGCTGCCGGTAGACCAGTACATTGGCGGTATCGAACACGCCATCCTGCACCTGCTCTACGCGCGCTTCTTCCACAAGCTGATGCGCGACGAAGGCCTGGTCACCTCCAACGAGCCGTTCAAGAACCTGCTGACCCAGGGCATGGTCGTCGCCGAAACCTACTACCGTGTGGCCAGCAATGGCGGCAAGGACTGGTTCAACCCGGCCGACGTCGAAATCGAACGTGATGCCAAGGCCAAGATCATCGGCGCCCGCCTGAAAACCGACGGCCTGCCGGTCGAGATCGGCGGCACCGAGAAGATGTCCAAGTCCAAGAACAACGGCGTTGACCCACAGGCCATGATCGATGCCTACGGCGCCGACACCTGCCGTCTGTTCATGATGTTTGCATCGCCGCCCGACATGAGCCTGGAGTGGTCCGACTCCGGCGTTGAAGGCGCCAACCGCTTCCTGCGCCGTGTCTGGCGCCTGGCCCAGGCCCACGTGGCCCAGGGCTTGCCAGGCAAGCTCGACGTCGCGGTCCTGGACGACGCCCAGAAGGTGATCCGCCGCGCCATCCACGCTGCCATCAAACAGGCCAGCATCGATGTCGGCCAGCACCACAAGTTCAACACCGCCATCGCCCAGGTGATGACCGTGATGAACGTGCTGGAAAAAGCACCACAAGCGACCGAGCAAGACCGCGCCCTGCTGCAGGAAGGCCTGGAAACCGTCGCCCTGCTGCTGGCGCCGATCACCCCGCACATCAGCCATGAGCTGTGGCAGCGCCTGGGTCACCAGGATGCCGTGATCGATGCCGCCTGGCCGACGCTGGACGAAAGCGCCCTGGTCCAGGACAGCATCGTTCTGGTCATCCAGGTCAATGGCAAGCTGCGCGGACAGATCGAAATGCCGGCCGGCGCCAGCCGTGAAGACATCGAAGCCGCCGCCCGCAGCAACGAGAACGTGCTGCGCTTCACCGAAGGCCTGAGCATCCGCAAGGTCATCGTGGTACCGGGCAAGCTGGTCAACATCGTCGCCAACTGA
- a CDS encoding LPS-assembly lipoprotein LptE, whose translation MIKRNLLVIGLAVMLSACGFQLRGTGQTELAFNELDLSARNAYGDTVVQLRQALQNSGVNVHAGAPYKLILTNEQESQRAASYAGGSGRSAEYELTTVLSYSIDGHNDTNLLNDKLEVRKIYVHDGNNITGSQQEATQARQEMRRELVQNMLVRLQLLTPAQLEVLQQKADERAKAEADAMEAARRAQEETPQQSPLQLPMN comes from the coding sequence ATGATCAAACGCAATCTGCTGGTGATCGGCCTGGCCGTCATGCTCAGCGCCTGCGGTTTCCAGCTGCGCGGCACCGGCCAGACCGAACTGGCATTCAATGAATTGGACCTGAGCGCACGCAACGCCTACGGCGACACCGTGGTCCAACTGCGCCAGGCCCTGCAGAACAGCGGCGTCAACGTACACGCGGGCGCACCGTACAAACTGATCCTGACCAACGAACAGGAATCTCAACGCGCAGCCTCCTACGCTGGCGGCTCCGGTCGCTCGGCTGAATACGAGCTGACCACCGTGCTGAGCTACTCCATCGATGGTCACAACGACACCAACCTGCTTAACGACAAGCTCGAAGTGCGCAAGATCTACGTGCACGACGGCAACAACATCACCGGCTCCCAGCAGGAAGCCACCCAGGCTCGCCAGGAAATGCGCCGCGAACTGGTGCAGAACATGCTGGTTCGCCTGCAACTGCTGACCCCGGCCCAACTCGAGGTGCTGCAGCAAAAAGCCGACGAACGTGCCAAGGCCGAAGCCGACGCCATGGAAGCGGCCCGCCGCGCCCAGGAAGAGACGCCTCAGCAGTCGCCCCTGCAACTGCCGATGAACTGA
- the holA gene encoding DNA polymerase III subunit delta, with the protein MKLSPAQLNKHLQSPLAPVYVISGDDPLLCQEAADAIRGAARQQGFDERQVFSADANFDWGTLLQAGASLSLFAQRRLLELRLPSGKPGDKGAAALIEYCSRPAEDTLLLISLPKLDGSAQKTKWGKALIEGSQVQFIQIWPVDAQQLPQWINQRLSQAGLSAQRDAVDLIAARVEGNLLAAAQEIEKLKLLAEGNQITVETVQAAVADSARFDVFGLVDAILNGEAAHALRMLEGLRGEGVEPPVILWALARELRLLASLAQQFSQGVPLDKAFSQARPPVWDKRKPLMSKALQRLSAQRWSQLLQDAQRIDAQIKGQAQGSPWTSLARLSLLMAGQRLTLPAE; encoded by the coding sequence ATGAAACTCTCCCCCGCCCAGCTCAACAAGCACCTGCAAAGCCCGCTCGCACCGGTCTACGTGATCAGTGGCGACGACCCGTTGCTGTGCCAGGAAGCTGCCGACGCCATTCGCGGCGCGGCACGCCAGCAAGGCTTCGACGAGCGCCAGGTGTTCAGTGCCGACGCCAACTTCGACTGGGGCACCCTGCTCCAGGCCGGTGCCAGCCTCTCCCTGTTCGCCCAGCGCCGCCTGCTGGAACTGCGCCTGCCCTCGGGGAAGCCAGGCGACAAGGGCGCGGCAGCCCTGATCGAATACTGCTCCCGGCCTGCCGAAGACACCCTGCTGCTGATCAGCCTGCCCAAGCTCGACGGCAGTGCGCAGAAGACCAAATGGGGCAAAGCACTGATTGAAGGCTCACAGGTCCAGTTCATACAGATCTGGCCGGTCGATGCCCAGCAACTGCCGCAGTGGATCAACCAGCGCCTGTCCCAGGCAGGACTGTCGGCCCAGCGTGATGCCGTTGATCTGATCGCTGCCCGGGTCGAAGGCAACTTGCTTGCCGCCGCCCAGGAAATCGAAAAGCTCAAGCTGCTGGCAGAAGGCAATCAGATCACTGTCGAAACCGTGCAGGCTGCCGTGGCCGACAGCGCCCGCTTCGATGTCTTCGGCCTGGTCGATGCGATCCTCAACGGCGAGGCCGCTCATGCCCTGCGCATGCTCGAAGGCTTGCGCGGCGAAGGCGTCGAGCCGCCGGTGATCCTCTGGGCCCTGGCCCGTGAGTTACGCCTGCTGGCGAGCCTGGCCCAGCAATTCAGCCAGGGCGTGCCGCTGGACAAAGCGTTCAGCCAGGCACGACCACCGGTCTGGGACAAGCGCAAGCCGCTGATGAGCAAGGCCCTGCAGCGTCTTTCGGCGCAGCGCTGGAGCCAACTGCTGCAAGATGCCCAGCGCATCGACGCACAAATCAAAGGCCAGGCCCAGGGCTCGCCCTGGACCAGCCTGGCGCGGCTTTCGCTGTTGATGGCGGGGCAGCGGCTGACATTGCCTGCCGAGTGA
- the arfA gene encoding alternative ribosome rescue factor ArfA, with amino-acid sequence MSKKPTKARPNKAKSLIAQPLFRCRQEQPGKGKGSYRREAFQSRDWEASYFLAA; translated from the coding sequence ATGAGCAAAAAACCCACAAAAGCCCGGCCCAACAAGGCCAAATCACTCATCGCCCAACCGCTGTTCCGCTGCCGCCAGGAACAACCCGGCAAAGGCAAAGGCAGCTACCGCCGCGAAGCCTTCCAATCGAGAGATTGGGAGGCTTCTTACTTTTTGGCCGCATAA
- a CDS encoding lytic murein transglycosylase — protein MPLCLSRRWQPRQLIAASSLIFLVACAEKPTAADALPLAPAQPAPVVTVPNPAVDTSSEIQPLQTFAQWQAGFRQQALQAGIKPTTFDSAFLGVTPDMDVVKADRSQPEFTRPVWEYLDGALSPLRVRNGKALLEKHAVLLGQIEQRYGVDRDVLVSVWGMESNFGQFQGSKSVIRSLATLAYEGRRPAFAQAQLIAALQILQNGDIQPDAMRGSWAGAMGQTQFIPTTYNTHAVDFDGDGRRDIWNSSADALASTAHYLQSSGWKRGEPWGFEVQLPTGFDYWLADGAQRKSVAEWMQLGLKLPAGVRLPGGSEQLSAALLLPAGYRGPAFLVLDNFRAILKYNNSSSYAMAVGLLSQRFTGSGYIAGSWPKDDLPLSRSERVELQTLLSAKNYDAGAADGIIGANTRKAIRSAQQAQGWPADGYPTHKLLESLRQR, from the coding sequence ATGCCCCTTTGTCTTTCCCGTCGTTGGCAGCCTCGCCAACTGATTGCCGCCTCCAGCCTCATCTTCCTTGTCGCCTGCGCGGAAAAACCCACCGCCGCCGATGCACTGCCGCTGGCGCCCGCCCAGCCTGCTCCGGTCGTGACCGTGCCGAACCCGGCAGTCGACACCAGCAGCGAAATCCAACCGCTGCAAACCTTTGCCCAATGGCAGGCAGGCTTCCGTCAGCAAGCCCTGCAAGCAGGCATCAAGCCCACCACCTTCGATAGCGCTTTCCTTGGCGTCACGCCCGATATGGACGTGGTCAAGGCCGACCGCAGCCAGCCGGAGTTCACTCGCCCGGTGTGGGAATACCTCGACGGCGCCCTGTCGCCGCTGCGCGTGCGCAACGGTAAAGCCCTGCTGGAAAAACACGCCGTCCTGCTCGGCCAGATCGAACAACGCTACGGCGTCGACCGCGATGTGCTGGTCTCGGTCTGGGGCATGGAAAGCAACTTCGGCCAGTTCCAGGGTAGCAAGTCCGTCATCCGCTCCCTGGCTACCCTGGCCTACGAAGGCCGCCGTCCGGCCTTTGCCCAGGCCCAGTTGATCGCCGCCCTGCAGATTCTGCAAAACGGCGATATCCAGCCTGATGCCATGCGCGGTTCCTGGGCGGGTGCCATGGGCCAGACCCAGTTCATCCCCACCACCTACAACACCCATGCGGTGGATTTCGACGGCGATGGCCGCCGGGATATCTGGAACAGTTCTGCCGATGCACTGGCGTCTACCGCCCATTACCTGCAGAGCTCCGGCTGGAAACGCGGGGAGCCTTGGGGTTTTGAGGTGCAATTGCCTACCGGCTTCGACTACTGGCTCGCCGATGGCGCCCAGCGCAAGAGCGTGGCCGAGTGGATGCAACTGGGCCTGAAACTGCCGGCCGGCGTACGCCTGCCTGGCGGCAGCGAACAGCTCTCCGCCGCCCTACTGCTGCCCGCGGGCTATCGCGGCCCGGCATTTTTGGTGCTGGACAACTTCCGCGCCATTCTCAAGTACAACAACTCCTCGTCCTACGCGATGGCGGTTGGCCTGCTGAGCCAGCGCTTCACTGGCTCGGGCTATATCGCCGGCAGCTGGCCGAAGGATGATCTGCCGCTCAGCCGCAGCGAGCGCGTGGAGCTGCAAACCCTGCTCAGCGCCAAGAACTACGACGCCGGTGCTGCCGACGGCATTATCGGCGCCAACACCCGCAAGGCGATCCGTAGTGCGCAACAGGCACAGGGCTGGCCCGCCGATGGCTACCCGACCCACAAGTTGCTGGAAAGCCTGCGCCAGCGCTGA
- a CDS encoding S66 peptidase family protein, whose amino-acid sequence MNLPIDYQHEAAACSPLLPKALPDNGRIAIIAPAGPAQLDTLKALQWFTDRGYQCRVYPGVTEAEGYLAGSDARRLADLHAAFAATDIDAIICLRGGYGSMRLLDGIDYELLRRHPKPLVGYSDITALHSAIARHSGFVTFHGAMLKSELLANKQEPTVASLFELLRGRLGRGDTLEHPQAYPLTTIVSGAASGRLTGGNLAMLCATLNTPAEVHCQGGILFIEDVNEPLYRIDRLLTQLRLAGKFEGLRGVLVGDFAGLELAQLAPIFRQMFEPLHIPVLAGWRSGHCDPNLTLPLGAQVHLDADRHRLLLQQDLFAQ is encoded by the coding sequence ATGAATCTGCCGATCGACTATCAGCACGAAGCAGCGGCCTGCAGCCCGCTGTTGCCCAAGGCACTGCCCGACAACGGCCGTATCGCCATCATCGCACCGGCCGGGCCTGCCCAGCTGGATACGCTCAAGGCCCTCCAGTGGTTCACGGATCGCGGTTACCAGTGCCGGGTCTATCCGGGGGTAACGGAAGCCGAGGGGTATCTGGCCGGAAGTGATGCGCGACGTCTGGCCGACCTGCATGCAGCGTTTGCTGCCACGGATATCGACGCCATCATCTGCCTGCGAGGGGGGTATGGCAGCATGCGCCTGCTCGATGGCATCGACTATGAGCTGTTGCGTCGTCATCCCAAGCCGCTGGTGGGCTACAGCGATATCACCGCCTTGCACAGCGCCATCGCCCGGCATTCCGGTTTCGTGACCTTCCATGGCGCGATGCTCAAGTCCGAGCTACTGGCCAACAAGCAGGAACCCACCGTGGCGTCGCTGTTTGAGCTGCTCAGGGGCCGTCTCGGGCGGGGTGACACCTTGGAGCACCCGCAGGCCTACCCATTGACTACGATCGTTTCTGGTGCCGCCTCAGGCCGTTTGACCGGCGGTAACCTGGCGATGCTGTGCGCCACCTTGAACACCCCTGCAGAAGTGCACTGCCAGGGCGGCATCCTGTTCATCGAGGACGTCAACGAACCGCTGTACCGCATCGACCGCCTGCTGACCCAGTTGCGCCTGGCCGGTAAGTTCGAGGGGCTTCGTGGTGTACTGGTGGGTGACTTTGCAGGTCTGGAGCTGGCGCAGCTCGCGCCGATTTTCAGGCAGATGTTCGAGCCCTTGCACATTCCGGTGCTGGCCGGATGGCGTAGCGGACACTGTGATCCCAACCTGACGTTGCCCCTGGGTGCTCAGGTACATCTGGACGCTGACCGTCATCGACTGCTGTTGCAGCAGGATTTGTTCGCGCAATAA
- the lipA gene encoding lipoyl synthase, translating to MTTVVQEPVQTVTPAPRPKVEAGVKLRGAEKVARIPVKIIPTDELPKKPDWIRVRIPVSPEVDRIKQLLRKHKLHSVCEEASCPNLGECFSGGTATFMIMGDICTRRCPFCDVGHGRPKPLDVDEPKNLAVAIADLRLKYVVITSVDRDDLRDGGAQHFADCIREIRALSPGVQLETLVPDYRGRMDVALAITAETPPDVFNHNLETVPRLYKAARPGSDYQWSLTLLQKFKELVPHVPTKSGLMLGLGETDEEVIEVMHRMREHNIDMLTLGQYLQPSRSHLPVQRFVHPDTFAWFAEEGYKMGFKNVASGPLVRSSYHADQQAHEAKIKL from the coding sequence ATGACTACTGTTGTGCAAGAACCAGTGCAAACCGTGACACCGGCGCCACGCCCCAAGGTCGAAGCCGGCGTAAAGCTGCGTGGCGCAGAGAAAGTTGCGCGTATCCCGGTAAAGATCATCCCCACCGACGAGCTGCCGAAAAAGCCTGACTGGATTCGCGTGCGTATTCCGGTTTCGCCGGAAGTCGACCGTATCAAGCAACTGCTGCGTAAACACAAGCTGCACAGTGTGTGTGAAGAGGCATCCTGCCCGAACCTGGGCGAGTGCTTCTCCGGTGGTACTGCGACGTTCATGATCATGGGTGACATCTGCACCCGTCGTTGCCCGTTCTGTGACGTCGGCCATGGCCGCCCGAAACCACTGGACGTCGACGAGCCGAAGAACCTGGCAGTTGCCATTGCCGACCTGCGCTTGAAGTACGTGGTGATTACCTCGGTAGACCGCGACGACCTGCGTGACGGCGGTGCCCAGCACTTTGCCGACTGCATCCGCGAGATCCGCGCCTTGTCGCCGGGCGTACAGCTCGAGACCCTGGTACCGGATTACCGTGGTCGCATGGACGTAGCGTTGGCGATCACCGCCGAAACGCCACCGGATGTGTTCAACCACAACCTTGAAACCGTCCCGCGCCTGTACAAGGCTGCGCGTCCGGGCTCCGACTACCAGTGGTCGCTGACCCTGCTGCAGAAGTTCAAGGAACTGGTGCCGCACGTACCGACCAAGTCCGGCCTGATGCTGGGCCTGGGCGAGACCGACGAAGAAGTGATCGAAGTGATGCATCGCATGCGCGAGCACAACATCGACATGCTGACCCTGGGCCAGTACCTGCAGCCATCGCGCAGCCACTTGCCGGTGCAGCGTTTCGTGCACCCGGACACCTTCGCCTGGTTCGCCGAGGAAGGCTACAAGATGGGCTTCAAGAACGTCGCTTCCGGCCCATTGGTGCGTTCTTCGTATCACGCCGACCAGCAGGCGCATGAGGCCAAGATCAAGCTTTGA
- the lipB gene encoding lipoyl(octanoyl) transferase LipB, whose product MPASLGFRELGLLPYEPVLEAMRRFTDQRGPETGDEIWLVEHPAVFTQGQAGKAEHLLIPGDIPVVQTDRGGQVTYHGPGQLVAYLLLDVRRLGFGVRDLVSRMERCLIELLASYNVEAAAKADAPGVYVDGAKIASLGLRIRNGCSFHGLALNVDMDLAPFRRINPCGYAGLAMTQLSDQAGPIELSEVRARLRGQLVKHLDYAEQTTLTGGIF is encoded by the coding sequence ATGCCGGCGAGCCTCGGCTTTCGTGAACTCGGATTACTGCCTTACGAGCCTGTGCTTGAGGCCATGCGTCGGTTCACCGACCAGCGCGGCCCTGAAACAGGCGACGAAATCTGGCTGGTGGAGCACCCGGCGGTGTTCACCCAGGGCCAGGCGGGCAAGGCCGAGCATCTGTTGATACCGGGTGACATCCCGGTGGTGCAGACCGATCGCGGAGGCCAGGTGACCTATCACGGTCCGGGCCAGTTGGTGGCCTACCTATTGCTGGACGTACGCCGACTCGGTTTCGGTGTGCGCGATCTGGTCAGCCGCATGGAGCGCTGCCTGATCGAATTGCTCGCCAGTTACAACGTCGAGGCGGCGGCCAAGGCCGATGCGCCGGGCGTCTATGTCGATGGGGCAAAAATCGCCTCCCTCGGCTTGCGGATTCGCAATGGCTGTTCCTTCCATGGCCTTGCCCTGAACGTGGACATGGACCTTGCGCCATTCCGCCGGATTAACCCCTGCGGGTATGCGGGGCTGGCCATGACCCAGCTGAGCGACCAGGCAGGCCCGATCGAACTCTCTGAGGTAAGGGCAAGGCTGCGCGGGCAGCTGGTCAAGCACCTCGACTATGCTGAGCAGACGACCCTTACGGGCGGAATCTTCTGA